GCTTCACCTCTGTTGGATGCGCGCGAGGAACGGCTGATAATAGCGCTTGCGTGTACGGATGAAGCGGCTCAGAGTAAAGGTCTTTCTTGTTCGCTACTTCCATCATCTTCCCAAGGTACATCACGCCGATTCGATCAGAAATATGTTTAACTACCCCAAGATCATGGGCAATAAATAAGTAAGTCAATCCAAATTCATCTTGGAGGTCTTTAAACAGATTCAATACTTGTGACTGAACGGACACATCAAGTGCAGATACAGGCTCATCACCAATGATCAGTTTCGGGTTTAATGTTAGCGCACGAGCAATCCCAATTCTTTGACGTTGACCACCTGAAAACTCATGTGGGTAACGATTCGCATATTCAGGATTGAGTCCTACTTTTTCCATTAGATCCTCGATGAACTCTTGTCTTGCTTTGCCTTTATACATTCCGTGAACACTTAATGGTTCTTTTAAGATCGTTTGAACCGTTTTTCTCGGGTTCAGTGAAGAGAAAGGATCTTGGAACACCATTTGAAGATCTTTTCGGAATGGATGGAGCTCTCTTTCATTCACGTTAGAGATATCTTTACCGTCAAAGATGATCTGTCCTTCTGTTGGCTCGTATAAACGCATCAACGTTCGTCCAATAGTCGACTTTCCGCAACCAGACTCACCAACAAGACCAAAGGTTTCACCACGTTTGACGAAGAAGCTAATATCATCCACAGCTTTCACATGACCAACTGTCCGTTGAAACATTCCTTTCTTTATTGGGAAGTGTTTCTTCAATCCGTTGACTTCTAGTAAAATATCATTATCTTTTGTTGTCTCTTGATCAAGACGATCAGTTAGTTGTGTGCTCATGGTTGCTTGCTCCTTCCTCAAACAAGAAACATCGTACTTTACGTCCTGGTTCAACCTCTAATAAATTCGGTTGTTCGCTTGCACATCTTGCCATCGCTTGTGGACATCTTGTGACAAAGCGACAACCTGTCGGGAAGTTGTCTGGTGTTGGTACGTTTCCTGCAATCGATGTTAGTCTTTCTTTATCATCATCTACATGTGGTACAGATTCCATTAATCCAATCGTATACGGATGAAGCGGCTTATCAAAGAGCGGGATCACATTCGCTTCTTCTACAATTTGACCGGCATACATCACGACAACGCGATCAGCAAGCTCTGCGACTACACCTAAATCATGGGTAATTAAAATGATCGAAGAATTGAACTTTTCACTCAGTCCACGCATTAAATCTAAGATCTGCGCTTGAACAGTTACATCTAATGCTGTTGTTGGCTCATCGGCAATTAATAACTTCGGATCACAGCTCATCGCCATCGCAATCATGACACGTTGCCTCATCCCGCCAGATAGACGATGCGGATAATCTCTTAAGATCTCATCAACACGAGAGAATCCAACGAGCTCCAGCATTTCTTTCGCGCGATCATAGGCTTGTTTCTTCGAGAGCTTCTTGTGGTAGATGAGTGTTTCCGTTATCTGATCCCCAATCGTGAATACGGGATTCAGAGAGGTCATCGGTTCTTGGAAAATCATACCGATATCATTTCCACGAACTTTGTACATTTTGTCTTGATCTTGTTTGAGAAGGTCCTCACCGTTAAACAGAATTTCTCCGCCTACGGTTTTTCCACCAGGAGATGGGACTAGCTGCATTAGTGAAAGCGTTGTCATACTTTTACCTGAACCAGATTCCCCCACAATGGCTAATGTCTCGCCTTGTCTGACTTCAAATGACACATCATCTACAACAGGAAGCTCTTTTCCTTTTTTAAAGAAATAGGTTTTAAGATTGCGAACCTCTAATAATGGTTTGTTTTCAACCATGACATCTACACCTCTTATTCATAGAAGACTTCATTCCAATTAAGAGTATCGAGAAAGAGAATGACAGGTACTCCCTTGTTAGCATTTGAAAATTCAGACTTTTAAATGAATGAATTTCTACTAACCGCTTCAGAATGACGATACTTTCCTAATAGCAGCGTTTTTAAGGGAAATATATGTTTTCTCATAGTTTTCTGCAAATTTAGTAAATTGGACTAACGTCATTATATTTCATTGTTTCAAAGAATGCAATATTCAATCTTTTTAAAATAGTTTTTCTTTGTAAAAAAATCTAACAATTCATGTAACACAAACTTAATAAATCATTGTACCTATGCTATTTATCGCCCTTCCGTTTCGAATTGTGTAAATTTCATTCCTTATCTTTACGAATCTACAATTATACGACGAAGACCATTTTT
Above is a genomic segment from Bacillus sp. FJAT-45037 containing:
- a CDS encoding ABC transporter ATP-binding protein; its protein translation is MSTQLTDRLDQETTKDNDILLEVNGLKKHFPIKKGMFQRTVGHVKAVDDISFFVKRGETFGLVGESGCGKSTIGRTLMRLYEPTEGQIIFDGKDISNVNERELHPFRKDLQMVFQDPFSSLNPRKTVQTILKEPLSVHGMYKGKARQEFIEDLMEKVGLNPEYANRYPHEFSGGQRQRIGIARALTLNPKLIIGDEPVSALDVSVQSQVLNLFKDLQDEFGLTYLFIAHDLGVVKHISDRIGVMYLGKMMEVANKKDLYSEPLHPYTQALLSAVPRAHPTEVKRERIILTGEIPSPSNPPTGCVFHTRCPVAMDECKERMPVYKEVKKDHFVACHLYK
- a CDS encoding ABC transporter ATP-binding protein, whose translation is MVENKPLLEVRNLKTYFFKKGKELPVVDDVSFEVRQGETLAIVGESGSGKSMTTLSLMQLVPSPGGKTVGGEILFNGEDLLKQDQDKMYKVRGNDIGMIFQEPMTSLNPVFTIGDQITETLIYHKKLSKKQAYDRAKEMLELVGFSRVDEILRDYPHRLSGGMRQRVMIAMAMSCDPKLLIADEPTTALDVTVQAQILDLMRGLSEKFNSSIILITHDLGVVAELADRVVVMYAGQIVEEANVIPLFDKPLHPYTIGLMESVPHVDDDKERLTSIAGNVPTPDNFPTGCRFVTRCPQAMARCASEQPNLLEVEPGRKVRCFLFEEGASNHEHTTN